Proteins encoded in a region of the Streptococcus sanguinis genome:
- a CDS encoding MORN repeat-containing protein gives MDRNMDKVKEFYEKYKVYLTRQNLELLAVTVIVLSAILVFTSGIPGKGVLTLDQGKIKYDGTLVRGKMNGQGTMTFQNGDSYSGQFRNGIFDGKGTFTSQAGWKYEGDFSKGQADGQGKLTTEGNVVYEGTFKQGIYQNAH, from the coding sequence ATGGATAGGAATATGGATAAAGTAAAAGAATTTTACGAGAAATACAAGGTCTATCTGACCCGGCAGAATTTAGAACTCTTAGCTGTAACGGTCATTGTACTGTCAGCTATTCTGGTCTTTACTTCGGGGATTCCTGGTAAGGGCGTTTTAACGCTGGATCAGGGCAAGATCAAGTATGACGGGACCTTGGTTCGCGGGAAGATGAACGGTCAGGGGACTATGACTTTTCAAAATGGGGACAGTTATAGCGGTCAATTTCGCAATGGCATCTTTGACGGCAAAGGGACCTTTACCTCGCAGGCTGGCTGGAAATATGAAGGAGACTTCAGCAAGGGTCAGGCCGATGGACAAGGAAAGCTAACGACAGAAGGCAATGTCGTTTATGAAGGAACGTTTAAACAAGGAATTTATCAAAATGCGCATTAA
- a CDS encoding acyltransferase family protein, whose amino-acid sequence MRIKWFSLVRITGLLLVLLYHYFQGVFPGGFIGVDIFFTFSGFLITALLIDEFAKRKEIDIQGFFKRRFYRIVPPLVFMILVVMPFTLLIRKDFVAGIGTQIAAALGFVTNFYEMLSGGNYESQFVPHILIHTWSLALEVHYYVLWGLAAWGLGKVAKSTARYRGMIALVSVGLFLVSFVSMFAGALTTKNYSDIYFSSLTHVFPFFAGSILATLSGVGHVSSRFKMLEQKLALKQVLGIMGGSAAILLLLSFLLKFDNLWTYLVGFLISTTLACLMILAARMLHDKLPDVKEPSVINFIADTSYGVYLFHWPFYIIFTQLMSNGLAVLLTTLLSLTFAALSFYILEPTLAGRQPVIMGTKMDLSSLTRPIFYSMIPLTLIMFFISVTAPKVGAFEESLIVNALNQADTKMQTTRSQVDQSKATEYNVADGITMIGDSVALRSSDQLQQILPGIELDTVVSRSLSTGLEVYKTDIANRVLKKQVVLALGTNSSGYSNELLDEYVSSLPKGHQLILVTPYDGRSEGGVLAQQREYELELAKKYDYVFVADWHQTAIDNPQIWEGTDYVHFGSNSESIIEGGTLYANTIKQAIDEANSGNVKP is encoded by the coding sequence ATGCGCATTAAATGGTTTTCGCTCGTCAGAATCACGGGGCTGCTTCTAGTTCTGCTTTATCATTACTTCCAGGGCGTTTTCCCTGGCGGTTTTATTGGCGTGGATATCTTCTTTACCTTTTCTGGTTTCTTGATTACTGCTCTGCTGATTGACGAGTTTGCCAAGAGGAAAGAAATCGATATCCAAGGCTTTTTCAAACGGCGTTTTTATCGGATTGTACCGCCTCTGGTCTTTATGATTTTGGTCGTTATGCCCTTTACCCTCTTGATTCGTAAGGATTTTGTGGCTGGGATTGGGACGCAGATTGCGGCTGCTTTGGGCTTTGTGACCAACTTTTATGAAATGCTATCTGGCGGCAATTATGAGAGTCAGTTTGTGCCACACATCCTGATTCATACTTGGAGTCTGGCTTTAGAAGTTCACTATTATGTTCTTTGGGGCTTGGCTGCTTGGGGCTTGGGCAAGGTTGCTAAGTCAACGGCCCGCTATCGCGGTATGATTGCGCTGGTTTCTGTAGGTCTCTTTTTGGTCAGCTTTGTATCAATGTTTGCTGGCGCTTTGACCACTAAGAATTACTCTGACATCTATTTTTCAAGTTTGACCCACGTCTTTCCTTTCTTTGCAGGAAGCATCTTGGCTACTTTGTCTGGTGTCGGCCATGTCAGCAGTCGCTTTAAGATGCTGGAGCAAAAGCTGGCTCTCAAGCAAGTGCTAGGAATTATGGGGGGCAGCGCAGCTATTTTGCTTTTGCTCAGCTTCCTGCTTAAGTTTGACAACCTTTGGACCTACCTGGTAGGATTCTTGATTTCGACTACCTTGGCCTGTCTGATGATTTTGGCAGCTAGGATGTTGCATGACAAGCTCCCTGATGTGAAGGAGCCTAGTGTTATCAACTTTATCGCAGATACCAGCTATGGAGTTTATCTCTTCCACTGGCCATTCTATATTATCTTCACCCAGCTGATGAGTAACGGCTTGGCTGTTCTCTTGACGACGCTGCTGTCTCTTACTTTTGCAGCTTTGTCTTTCTACATCTTGGAGCCAACTCTTGCTGGTCGCCAGCCAGTTATCATGGGAACCAAGATGGACCTATCGTCTCTTACCAGACCAATTTTTTACAGTATGATTCCACTGACTTTAATCATGTTCTTTATCTCGGTGACAGCACCAAAGGTAGGAGCTTTTGAGGAAAGTTTGATTGTCAACGCTCTGAATCAAGCAGACACTAAGATGCAGACAACTCGCAGTCAGGTTGATCAGTCCAAGGCGACTGAGTACAATGTGGCGGACGGGATTACTATGATTGGCGACTCGGTTGCCCTGCGCTCTAGCGATCAATTGCAGCAGATCTTGCCAGGAATCGAGCTAGACACTGTCGTTAGCCGTAGTCTGAGTACAGGCTTGGAGGTCTATAAGACAGATATTGCTAATAGGGTGCTGAAGAAGCAGGTTGTCCTGGCTCTTGGAACCAATTCGTCCGGTTATTCAAATGAACTTTTGGATGAATATGTTTCCAGCCTGCCTAAGGGGCATCAACTGATTCTCGTGACTCCTTATGATGGTCGCTCAGAGGGCGGTGTCTTGGCCCAGCAGCGGGAGTATGAGCTGGAATTAGCCAAGAAGTACGACTATGTCTTTGTGGCTGACTGGCATCAGACCGCTATCGACAATCCTCAGATTTGGGAAGGGACAGACTATGTCCACTTTGGCTCGAACTCAGAGTCCATCATTGAAGGGGGAACTCTCTATGCTAATACCATTAAGCAAGCCATAGATGAAGCAAATTCAGGTAATGTGAAACCATAA
- a CDS encoding shikimate dehydrogenase: MDAVLFLGTKAAHLEETISQARPLVEAELRDIDAEERSDVSSRSLNERSLLG; this comes from the coding sequence GTGGATGCAGTTTTGTTCCTTGGGACAAAAGCTGCCCACCTTGAAGAAACAATTAGCCAGGCAAGACCTTTGGTCGAAGCCGAGCTTAGAGACATTGATGCTGAGGAGAGGAGCGACGTGAGCTCTAGGTCTCTTAACGAAAGGAGCTTGCTAGGATAA
- a CDS encoding nucleotidyltransferase family protein, with the protein MMTEKEILDQLGQDPDIRAILEIIRSLELKDSWLAAGCVRNFIWNMLSERPGFDSETDVDVIFFDPSYAEAETIELEAKLKSDWPQYRWELRNQAYMHRHSPGTAPYKNACEAMSKYPERCTAIGLRLLANDKLELFAPYGLEDILNFQVRPTPHFLENKERQRVFAERLAKKNWQKRWPQLECHYPNK; encoded by the coding sequence ATGATGACAGAAAAGGAGATTTTAGACCAACTAGGTCAAGATCCAGACATCCGAGCGATTTTGGAAATTATTCGCAGTCTGGAGCTCAAGGATTCTTGGCTAGCGGCCGGATGTGTGAGGAATTTCATCTGGAATATGCTGTCAGAGCGACCAGGTTTTGACTCAGAGACGGATGTAGATGTCATTTTCTTTGATCCGAGTTATGCCGAGGCAGAGACGATAGAGCTGGAAGCCAAGCTCAAGTCAGACTGGCCACAGTATCGATGGGAGCTCAGAAATCAAGCCTATATGCACCGCCATAGTCCTGGAACGGCTCCTTATAAAAATGCTTGCGAAGCCATGAGTAAGTATCCTGAGCGCTGCACTGCTATCGGCCTGCGCTTGCTGGCAAATGACAAACTGGAACTTTTTGCTCCCTATGGTTTGGAGGATATCTTAAACTTTCAGGTCAGACCTACTCCTCATTTTCTTGAAAATAAGGAGCGCCAGCGTGTGTTTGCTGAGCGCTTGGCTAAGAAGAATTGGCAGAAACGCTGGCCGCAGCTGGAATGCCACTATCCCAATAAATAA
- a CDS encoding DUF6796 family protein — protein MIFLSLWAGVLSGLCWLLGDILLVGFEVDKESYASFTEQSRIGNKNLAMLMLSGSVGRLRLGALVANFSIPLMLVSLYALFGLTNKGLWAYLSIALLGIGFALSPVAHVAFYYAGIISKKAYERSNGQVCSDEDSGLINEAVLFLDITWRTAIALTGLGWLVYSLLIVTGQTILPAYLGLLTPLPLSLLTILLVEKLRIGRPYLNGAGLNIGFSLFYLLLLLHIGS, from the coding sequence GTGATTTTTTTATCTTTATGGGCTGGGGTATTGAGTGGCCTTTGCTGGTTATTGGGGGATATTCTGCTGGTTGGCTTTGAGGTAGACAAGGAAAGTTATGCCTCTTTTACGGAGCAGAGTCGGATTGGCAATAAGAATCTAGCTATGCTGATGCTTTCTGGCTCTGTCGGTCGACTGCGTCTGGGCGCTCTGGTGGCTAACTTCTCAATTCCTCTTATGTTAGTCTCGCTTTATGCTCTCTTTGGTTTGACAAATAAGGGCTTGTGGGCATACCTGTCAATAGCCTTGTTAGGAATTGGATTTGCTTTGTCACCGGTGGCACATGTGGCCTTTTACTACGCTGGGATTATCAGCAAAAAGGCTTATGAACGAAGCAACGGACAGGTCTGCTCAGACGAAGATAGCGGGCTTATCAATGAAGCAGTGCTCTTTCTAGACATAACTTGGCGGACAGCTATCGCTCTGACTGGTCTAGGATGGCTCGTTTACTCACTGCTAATAGTTACCGGTCAGACAATATTGCCTGCTTATCTGGGGCTGCTGACGCCTTTACCGCTCAGTCTGTTGACTATCTTACTGGTAGAAAAGCTGAGAATCGGACGTCCCTACCTTAACGGAGCTGGCCTAAACATAGGATTTAGTTTGTTCTATTTACTGCTCCTGCTTCATATAGGTTCTTAG
- the adhE gene encoding bifunctional acetaldehyde-CoA/alcohol dehydrogenase: MAEKKKTVEQEDKALAAQKHVDELVQKGLVALEEMRKLNQEQVDYIVAKASVAALDAHGELALHAYEETGRGVFEDKATKNLFACEHVVNNMRHTKTVGVIEEDDVTGLTLIAEPVGVVCGITPTTNPTSTAIFKSLISLKTRNPIIFAFHPSAQESSAHAAQIVRDAAIAAGAPENCVQWITAPSMEATSALMNHEGIATILATGGNAMVKAAYSCGKPALGVGAGNVPAYVEKSANIRQAAHDIVMSKSFDNGMVCASEQAVIIDKEVYDEFVEEFKSYHTYFVNKKEKALLEEFCFGAKANSKNCAGAKLNPDIVGKPATWIAEQAGFSVPEDTNILAAECKEVGEKEPLTREKLSPVIAVLKSESREDGVEKARQMVEFHGLGHSAAIHTADEELTKEFGKAVRAIRVICNSPSTFGGIGDVYNAFLPSLTLGCGSYGRNSVGDNVSAVNLLNIKKVGRRRNNMQWMKLPSKTYFERDSIQYLQKCRDVERVMIVTDHAMVELGFLDRIIEQLDLRRNKVVYQIFADVEPDPDITTVERGTEIMRTFKPDTIIALGGGSPMDAAKVMWLFYEQPEVDFRDLVQKFMDIRKRAFKFPLLGKKTKFIAIPTTSGTGSEVTPFAVISDKANNRKYPIADYSLTPTVAIVDPALVLTVPGFVAADTGMDVLTHATEAYVSQMASDFTDGLALQAIKLVFENLESSVKNADFHSREKMHNASTIAGMAFANAFLGISHSMAHKIGAQFHTIHGRTNAILLPYVIRYNGTRPAKTATWPKYNYYRADEKYQDIARMLGLPASTPEEGVESYAKAVYELGERVGIEMNFKAQGIDEKEWKEHSRELAFLAYEDQCSPANPRLPMVDHMQEIIEDAYYGYKERPGRRK; this comes from the coding sequence ATGGCTGAAAAGAAGAAAACGGTAGAACAAGAAGACAAGGCTTTGGCAGCGCAAAAGCATGTCGATGAATTGGTGCAAAAAGGTCTGGTTGCACTAGAGGAAATGAGAAAGCTGAATCAGGAACAGGTGGACTACATTGTAGCCAAGGCCTCTGTAGCAGCTTTGGATGCTCACGGTGAGTTGGCTCTGCACGCTTATGAAGAAACAGGCCGCGGAGTTTTTGAAGACAAGGCAACTAAAAACCTTTTCGCCTGTGAGCACGTTGTGAATAATATGCGCCATACGAAGACTGTTGGCGTTATTGAAGAAGATGATGTAACTGGTTTGACCCTGATTGCGGAGCCAGTGGGTGTTGTCTGCGGTATCACACCGACTACCAACCCGACTTCAACAGCGATTTTCAAATCTTTGATTTCCTTGAAGACTCGTAATCCGATCATCTTTGCTTTCCACCCATCAGCTCAAGAATCTTCTGCTCATGCAGCGCAAATCGTTCGTGATGCTGCGATTGCAGCAGGAGCGCCTGAAAACTGTGTGCAGTGGATTACAGCGCCATCTATGGAAGCAACTTCTGCGCTTATGAACCACGAAGGGATTGCGACTATACTTGCGACAGGTGGTAATGCAATGGTGAAGGCAGCTTACTCATGTGGTAAGCCAGCTCTGGGGGTTGGTGCCGGAAACGTACCAGCTTATGTGGAAAAATCCGCTAATATCCGTCAAGCAGCGCACGATATCGTTATGTCTAAGTCCTTTGACAATGGTATGGTCTGTGCCTCTGAGCAAGCGGTTATCATTGATAAGGAAGTTTATGATGAATTTGTAGAAGAGTTCAAATCTTACCATACTTACTTTGTCAATAAGAAAGAAAAAGCTCTGTTGGAAGAATTCTGCTTCGGTGCTAAGGCAAACAGCAAGAACTGTGCTGGTGCTAAGCTCAATCCGGATATCGTTGGTAAGCCAGCTACTTGGATTGCAGAGCAAGCAGGCTTCAGCGTGCCAGAAGATACGAATATCTTGGCCGCAGAGTGTAAAGAAGTTGGTGAAAAAGAGCCATTGACACGTGAAAAACTGTCACCTGTCATCGCTGTTCTCAAGTCTGAATCTCGTGAAGACGGTGTTGAAAAAGCCCGTCAAATGGTAGAATTCCATGGTCTTGGTCATTCAGCTGCTATCCATACAGCGGACGAAGAATTGACCAAGGAATTTGGTAAGGCTGTTCGTGCCATCCGTGTTATTTGCAACTCACCTTCTACTTTCGGCGGTATCGGAGATGTTTATAATGCCTTCCTGCCATCACTGACTCTGGGCTGTGGTTCTTATGGTCGCAACTCAGTTGGTGATAACGTTAGTGCTGTGAATCTCTTGAACATCAAAAAAGTAGGAAGACGTAGAAATAATATGCAATGGATGAAACTCCCTTCAAAAACTTACTTCGAGCGTGACTCTATCCAATACCTGCAAAAATGTCGCGATGTGGAACGTGTCATGATCGTAACAGACCATGCTATGGTAGAGCTTGGTTTCCTAGATCGTATCATCGAACAACTCGATCTTCGTCGTAATAAGGTTGTTTACCAAATCTTTGCAGACGTAGAACCAGATCCAGATATCACAACCGTTGAACGTGGTACAGAGATTATGCGTACTTTCAAACCTGATACAATCATCGCGCTTGGTGGTGGTTCACCAATGGACGCAGCTAAAGTAATGTGGCTCTTCTATGAGCAACCAGAAGTGGACTTCCGTGACCTTGTGCAAAAATTCATGGATATCCGTAAACGTGCCTTCAAATTCCCATTGCTTGGTAAGAAGACTAAGTTTATAGCAATCCCTACAACATCTGGTACAGGTTCAGAAGTAACACCGTTTGCCGTTATCTCTGATAAGGCTAACAACCGCAAGTACCCAATCGCTGACTACTCTCTGACTCCAACTGTAGCCATTGTAGACCCAGCTCTGGTACTGACTGTTCCAGGATTTGTCGCAGCGGACACTGGTATGGACGTGCTGACTCACGCAACAGAAGCTTATGTATCTCAGATGGCCAGCGACTTTACAGATGGTTTGGCTCTCCAAGCTATCAAACTCGTCTTTGAAAATCTGGAAAGCTCTGTTAAGAATGCTGATTTCCATTCTCGCGAAAAGATGCACAATGCCTCTACTATTGCTGGTATGGCCTTTGCCAATGCCTTCCTGGGAATTTCCCACTCTATGGCCCATAAGATTGGTGCTCAGTTCCATACGATCCATGGTCGTACAAATGCGATCTTGCTGCCATACGTAATCCGCTACAACGGTACACGTCCAGCTAAGACAGCGACATGGCCTAAGTACAACTACTACCGTGCGGATGAGAAATACCAAGATATCGCACGCATGCTTGGACTCCCAGCTTCTACTCCGGAAGAAGGGGTTGAATCTTACGCAAAAGCTGTTTATGAACTGGGAGAACGTGTCGGTATCGAAATGAACTTCAAGGCTCAAGGTATTGACGAAAAAGAATGGAAAGAACATTCACGCGAATTGGCCTTCCTTGCCTATGAAGATCAATGTTCTCCAGCCAACCCACGACTTCCAATGGTTGACCACATGCAGGAAATCATCGAAGACGCATACTATGGTTACAAGGAACGCCCAGGACGCCGCAAATAA
- a CDS encoding low molecular weight protein-tyrosine-phosphatase, whose translation MKKIVFVCLGNICRSPMAEFVMKSLTDQLKIESRATSSWEHGNPIHRGTQAIFKKYDIAYDRNKTSQQISAADFADFDYVIGMDESNVRDLKRMAPEDFQHKIYQFEEESVPDPWYTGDFDQTYDLVLAGCKKWLERLDG comes from the coding sequence ATGAAGAAAATTGTATTTGTATGTTTGGGCAATATCTGCCGCAGTCCGATGGCAGAATTCGTCATGAAGAGTTTAACAGACCAACTGAAAATCGAGAGCCGGGCAACCTCAAGCTGGGAGCACGGCAATCCCATTCATCGGGGGACACAGGCTATTTTTAAGAAATATGATATTGCTTATGATAGGAATAAGACTTCTCAGCAGATTTCGGCAGCGGATTTTGCGGATTTTGACTACGTCATTGGTATGGATGAAAGCAATGTCCGAGATTTGAAGCGGATGGCGCCTGAAGATTTTCAGCATAAAATTTATCAGTTTGAAGAAGAAAGTGTACCAGATCCTTGGTACACAGGAGATTTTGACCAAACCTATGATTTGGTCTTGGCTGGCTGCAAGAAGTGGCTAGAGCGTTTGGATGGATAG